From Verrucomicrobiota bacterium, one genomic window encodes:
- a CDS encoding DUF1553 domain-containing protein, with protein MAASKKAHWAYIKPIHPEPPTVRNNIWPRNPIDFFILARLEKERLSPAREAERAVLIRRLSLDLTGLPPTVVEVEAFEKDRSPRAYDNLVDRLLASPHYGERMARLWLDLARYADSNGYHIDTRRSMWPYRDWVIQAFNQNMPFDEFTIEQLAGDLLPNATTDQKIATGFHRNTMFNEEGGIDPEEFRVAAVIDRVNTTAMVWLGTTLGCAQCHNHKYDPFTQKEYYQFYAIFNNTMETGGGTGASQSPLLEFPTQEQETKLKELRSKIAELETNLKTATNEPSGDTNKLSKLKDQIADSKKSEKELVRQVKSTLVLQEKAEPRPTKIQIRGNFLNVGDTVSPGFPAVLNPAPADAPINRLTLARWLVRPENPLTARVIVNRFWELHFGTGLVKTMEDFGSQGERPSHPELLDWLATEFIRLGWDMKALHKLIVTSAAYRQSSRVDARKLELDPFNRLLSRGPRFRMEAEMIRDSALAISGLLNQRIGGPSVFPFQPPGLWTEIGNKDYGIGDWVVSQGDELYRRGIYTFWRRSIPYPAFVGFDAPSRQQCTAHRARSNTPLQALTTLNDPSFFEAARALAQRLINEGGSDVGARVTYGFRLCLSRSPTAKERTRLCTLLEQQLANFKADSKAAETLAKYGHAPVPAGLDASELAAWTIVANVLLNLDETITKG; from the coding sequence GCCCCGCAATCCGATTGATTTCTTCATCCTAGCCCGACTCGAAAAGGAAAGGCTATCTCCCGCCAGAGAAGCTGAGCGCGCCGTGTTGATTCGCCGGTTGAGTCTCGATTTGACCGGCCTGCCACCTACGGTTGTCGAAGTGGAGGCGTTTGAAAAAGACCGCAGTCCGCGAGCTTACGACAACTTGGTGGACCGATTGCTCGCCTCGCCACACTACGGCGAGCGGATGGCGCGGTTGTGGCTTGACCTCGCGCGTTATGCGGATTCCAACGGCTATCACATCGATACCCGGCGTTCAATGTGGCCGTACCGCGATTGGGTGATCCAGGCGTTCAACCAGAACATGCCGTTCGATGAATTCACGATCGAGCAACTCGCCGGAGACCTGTTGCCGAACGCCACGACGGACCAGAAAATCGCCACGGGCTTTCATCGCAACACGATGTTCAATGAAGAGGGCGGCATCGACCCCGAGGAATTTCGTGTCGCCGCCGTCATTGACCGCGTGAACACAACGGCTATGGTCTGGCTGGGAACGACACTGGGTTGCGCCCAATGTCACAATCACAAATACGACCCGTTCACCCAAAAGGAGTACTACCAGTTCTACGCGATCTTCAACAACACGATGGAAACCGGCGGCGGCACGGGTGCCAGCCAGTCGCCGCTGCTGGAATTTCCGACGCAGGAACAAGAAACCAAGTTGAAGGAACTTCGTTCCAAGATCGCTGAATTGGAAACCAACCTGAAGACCGCAACGAACGAACCGTCGGGAGACACCAATAAACTTTCCAAACTGAAAGACCAGATTGCCGACTCTAAGAAATCCGAGAAGGAATTGGTCAGGCAGGTCAAGAGCACGCTGGTGTTGCAGGAAAAAGCCGAGCCGCGACCGACCAAAATCCAGATTCGCGGGAATTTCCTCAATGTAGGCGACACGGTTTCGCCAGGCTTTCCCGCCGTGCTCAATCCAGCGCCTGCTGACGCGCCCATCAACCGTTTGACGCTTGCCCGCTGGCTGGTCCGCCCGGAAAATCCGCTGACCGCGCGCGTCATCGTGAACCGTTTCTGGGAACTTCACTTCGGCACCGGATTGGTGAAAACAATGGAAGATTTCGGAAGTCAAGGCGAGCGTCCGTCGCACCCCGAACTGCTCGATTGGCTGGCGACGGAATTCATTCGCCTTGGTTGGGATATGAAGGCGTTGCACAAACTGATCGTCACTTCGGCGGCGTATCGTCAGTCAAGCCGGGTTGATGCGAGAAAGCTGGAACTGGATCCGTTCAATCGCTTGTTGTCGCGCGGGCCACGGTTTCGGATGGAGGCGGAGATGATTCGCGACAGCGCACTCGCGATCAGCGGTCTGTTGAATCAAAGAATCGGCGGGCCAAGTGTGTTCCCTTTTCAGCCGCCGGGACTTTGGACCGAAATCGGCAACAAGGATTACGGCATTGGCGATTGGGTCGTGAGTCAGGGCGACGAGCTATACCGGCGCGGGATTTATACATTCTGGCGACGCTCGATTCCTTATCCGGCGTTCGTCGGCTTTGATGCCCCGAGCCGGCAACAATGCACGGCGCATCGGGCGCGTTCCAACACGCCACTCCAGGCATTGACGACCCTCAACGATCCGTCTTTCTTCGAAGCTGCGCGCGCGCTGGCGCAACGTTTGATCAACGAAGGTGGAAGCGATGTTGGAGCACGCGTGACTTACGGTTTCCGGCTTTGCCTCTCGCGTTCGCCAACCGCGAAGGAGCGCACTCGTTTGTGCACGCTACTTGAACAGCAACTGGCAAACTTCAAAGCTGATAGTAAAGCCGCGGAAACACTGGCGAAGTATGGTCATGCCCCGGTGCCGGCAGGTTTGGATGCGAGTGAGCTGGCGGCGTGGACGATTGTGGCGAATGTGCTTTTGAATCTGGATGAGACGATTACGAAGGGATGA